The Peribacillus sp. FSL P2-0133 genome has a segment encoding these proteins:
- a CDS encoding HAD family hydrolase, whose amino-acid sequence MLKAVFFDLDDTLLWDQKSVKEAFVATCEVAKEKYDLNVDEFEEAVRKEARELYSSYDTYAFTQMIGINPFEGLWGNFQDDHDEFRKMAGIAPAYRKEAWTRGLKALGIDDPEFGLELAERFPAERRKKPFIYEESFRVLDELKGKYKLLLLTNGSPELQNTKLEITPELVPYFDQIVISGAFGRGKPDASIFEHALEIMELDKDEVLMVGDNLMTDILGASRVGIKSVWINRHDKERNEVIPTYEIKHLEELYPILESLGK is encoded by the coding sequence TTGCTGAAGGCAGTTTTTTTTGATTTAGATGATACATTACTATGGGATCAGAAAAGTGTAAAAGAGGCTTTTGTGGCCACATGCGAAGTGGCTAAGGAGAAATATGATCTGAATGTCGACGAGTTTGAAGAAGCGGTGCGAAAGGAAGCACGTGAGCTTTATTCTTCTTACGATACATATGCATTCACTCAAATGATCGGAATCAACCCATTTGAGGGATTATGGGGAAATTTTCAGGATGATCATGATGAATTCCGGAAGATGGCCGGGATTGCACCGGCTTATCGGAAAGAAGCGTGGACGAGAGGTTTGAAGGCATTAGGGATCGATGATCCGGAATTTGGGCTTGAACTGGCAGAACGTTTCCCGGCCGAGAGACGCAAAAAGCCATTTATCTATGAAGAATCCTTCCGTGTTCTGGATGAATTAAAAGGGAAGTACAAATTGCTATTGCTTACGAATGGATCTCCTGAACTGCAAAATACCAAACTTGAAATTACGCCTGAACTGGTTCCTTATTTCGACCAAATCGTGATTTCAGGCGCATTTGGACGAGGTAAACCAGATGCCTCCATTTTTGAGCATGCCTTGGAAATCATGGAGCTTGATAAGGATGAAGTATTGATGGTCGGCGATAATTTAATGACCGATATCCTTGGAGCATCACGGGTAGGTATAAAGTCGGTTTGGATAAATCGCCATGATAAGGAACGGAATGAAGTGATTCCAACCTATGAAATCAAGCATTTAGAGGAGCTTTACCCAATCCTTGAGAGCCTGGGGAAATAA
- a CDS encoding spore coat protein: MQNQYQQGQVHQNMQTGAIPPQMNHGGHEVFDVHEVLSGTIVTLNTYTLLRQHVQDQELLDILDRQYQFIQDEYNITLECFQTGQDPSKRTQSYKMNQGNDFIYGLTPTQPKKPLQSVSEITDECISAMMLGAAKSTASMKAMSAVEITNPVVRRVLAASVPNCIEMAYEISVYQNKHHYYQVPQLAQQDMQQMMNSYAPAQGNNNNMSH, translated from the coding sequence ATGCAAAACCAATATCAACAAGGTCAAGTACACCAGAACATGCAAACGGGTGCCATTCCCCCACAAATGAATCACGGTGGTCACGAAGTATTCGATGTACATGAAGTGTTGTCTGGAACCATTGTTACTTTAAACACATACACTCTTTTGCGTCAGCATGTACAGGATCAGGAATTGCTGGATATTCTGGATCGTCAATATCAGTTCATCCAAGATGAATATAATATTACATTGGAGTGCTTCCAAACGGGCCAGGATCCTTCTAAACGGACTCAGAGCTACAAAATGAATCAAGGTAACGATTTTATATATGGATTGACTCCAACACAGCCAAAGAAACCTTTGCAATCCGTCTCGGAAATTACGGATGAATGCATTTCAGCCATGATGCTGGGAGCTGCCAAGTCTACAGCATCCATGAAAGCGATGTCAGCGGTAGAAATAACGAATCCGGTGGTACGCCGCGTATTAGCAGCTTCCGTTCCGAATTGCATTGAAATGGCCTATGAGATTTCGGTATATCAAAACAAACATCATTACTACCAAGTTCCACAGCTTGCACAGCAGGATATGCAACAAATGATGAATTCGTATGCACCCGCACAAGGAAATAACAACAATATGAGTCATTAA
- a CDS encoding carboxymuconolactone decarboxylase family protein — translation MEFEANNSTENALRDYKAGIGVFTHKMPDLAEKFNSFTEECFKEGQLSQKEKQLIALGISLYSQDEYCIIYHTKGCLDQGCSEQEILEAIGVTAAFGGGATMSQAVTLVQECIQEINQMKQ, via the coding sequence ATGGAATTTGAAGCTAACAATTCTACTGAAAATGCTCTTCGTGATTATAAAGCTGGAATCGGTGTCTTTACGCATAAAATGCCTGATCTCGCAGAGAAATTCAATTCGTTTACGGAAGAGTGCTTTAAAGAAGGTCAATTATCCCAGAAAGAAAAACAGCTTATCGCACTTGGAATAAGCTTATATTCACAAGATGAATACTGTATTATCTATCATACAAAAGGATGTCTTGATCAAGGCTGTTCCGAACAAGAAATTCTTGAAGCCATTGGCGTGACTGCGGCATTTGGCGGAGGAGCCACCATGAGTCAGGCTGTTACCCTTGTCCAGGAATGCATCCAGGAAATAAATCAGATGAAACAATGA
- a CDS encoding histidine phosphatase family protein has product MKIGLVRHFKVAHEFPTGRPVTADDMKQWFEDYDAADIIYGTTLFGVEEWQECYSSDMSRAVKTAEHIYPGTVHRMEELREIPSPPLKGKVKLPFILWAIWIRCCSVINKQTRAEIKIAERRINKVLDEVLAKGDRDVLIVSHAALMVYIRKELIRRRFTGPKFRIASNGKLYVFER; this is encoded by the coding sequence ATGAAAATTGGTTTGGTACGGCACTTTAAGGTGGCACATGAATTTCCCACTGGGAGACCTGTGACGGCGGATGATATGAAGCAATGGTTTGAGGACTATGATGCAGCGGATATCATTTACGGAACGACTTTATTTGGTGTGGAGGAATGGCAGGAATGTTATAGCAGTGATATGTCGAGAGCTGTCAAGACAGCGGAACATATCTATCCAGGTACGGTTCATCGGATGGAGGAGCTGCGGGAAATACCTTCCCCTCCTCTTAAAGGAAAGGTTAAGCTGCCGTTCATCCTTTGGGCCATCTGGATTCGCTGCTGCTCGGTAATCAACAAGCAGACAAGGGCGGAAATTAAGATCGCAGAGCGAAGAATCAATAAAGTATTGGATGAGGTCTTAGCAAAGGGGGACAGGGATGTTCTGATCGTGAGTCATGCCGCCCTCATGGTATATATAAGGAAAGAGCTGATACGACGTAGGTTCACTGGTCCAAAATTCAGGATTGCCAGTAATGGAAAGCTTTATGTATTTGAAAGATGA
- the thiC gene encoding phosphomethylpyrimidine synthase ThiC has translation MMSNSVNDMNVSIMSSFAGSKKVYVEGSRPDIKVPMREIKLSPTTGAFGEEENPPLRVYDTSGFYTDSDYPIDIRKGLAPIRRSWVVEREDVEEYDGREIKPEDNGYKKVESQSNAEVFPGLKRKPLRAVKGQNVTQLHYARKGIITPEMEFISIRENVAPEFVREEVASGRAIIPANINHPESEPMIIGRNFHVKINANIGNSAVSSSIEAEVEKMTWATRWGADNIMDLSTGKNIHTTREWIIRNSPVPVGTVPIYQALEKVNGVAEDLNWEVFRDTLIEQAEQGVDYFTIHAGVLLRYIPMTAKRVTGIVSRGGSIMAQWCLAHHQESFLYTHFEEICEIMKAYDVSFSLGDGLRPGSIADANDEAQFAELETLGELTKIAWKHDVQVMVEGPGHVPMHLIKENMDKQLEVCQEAPFYTLGPLTTDIAPGYDHITSAIGAAMIGWFGTAMLCYVTPKEHLGLPNKEDVRVGVITYKIAAHAADLAKGHPHARKRDDALSKARFEFRWRDQFNLSLDPERAVEYHDETLPAEGAKTAHFCSMCGPKFCSMRISQDIRDLAKEKGLGFESVIDEGLKEKANEFRKTDGEIYQ, from the coding sequence ATGATGAGTAATTCTGTAAATGACATGAACGTTTCAATTATGTCCAGTTTTGCCGGGAGTAAAAAAGTGTATGTTGAGGGATCTAGACCTGATATTAAAGTACCTATGCGTGAAATTAAGTTAAGTCCGACTACAGGGGCATTCGGCGAAGAGGAAAATCCGCCTTTACGAGTTTATGACACAAGCGGTTTTTATACGGATTCAGATTATCCCATTGATATTCGTAAAGGTCTTGCCCCGATTAGACGAAGCTGGGTTGTGGAACGGGAAGATGTTGAAGAGTATGATGGCCGTGAAATAAAGCCCGAAGATAACGGGTATAAAAAAGTTGAGTCACAATCCAACGCCGAAGTTTTTCCGGGATTGAAAAGAAAACCATTGCGTGCAGTGAAAGGCCAAAACGTAACCCAGCTCCATTATGCCCGTAAAGGTATCATTACTCCAGAAATGGAGTTCATTTCGATCAGGGAAAATGTAGCCCCTGAGTTTGTAAGAGAAGAGGTAGCTAGCGGACGGGCTATCATTCCGGCAAATATTAACCATCCTGAAAGTGAGCCAATGATCATCGGACGTAATTTTCATGTGAAAATAAATGCGAATATTGGAAATTCCGCTGTTAGTTCATCGATCGAAGCTGAAGTGGAGAAAATGACTTGGGCTACACGATGGGGTGCAGACAATATAATGGATCTTTCCACTGGAAAGAACATTCACACGACTCGGGAATGGATTATCAGAAATTCACCTGTGCCAGTTGGGACGGTTCCGATATATCAAGCATTGGAAAAAGTGAATGGAGTCGCGGAGGATTTAAATTGGGAAGTTTTCCGGGATACATTAATCGAGCAGGCTGAGCAAGGTGTCGATTACTTCACCATACACGCTGGTGTGCTTTTGCGATACATCCCAATGACAGCAAAGCGAGTTACGGGAATCGTTTCCCGAGGGGGCTCCATCATGGCACAATGGTGCTTGGCCCACCACCAAGAAAGTTTTCTCTATACTCACTTTGAAGAGATTTGTGAAATCATGAAGGCGTATGATGTCTCTTTCTCATTAGGTGACGGCCTCCGTCCGGGATCCATTGCAGATGCAAACGATGAGGCACAATTTGCTGAATTGGAAACACTTGGGGAACTGACGAAGATTGCTTGGAAGCACGATGTTCAAGTCATGGTGGAGGGACCTGGTCACGTACCGATGCATTTAATTAAAGAAAATATGGATAAGCAGCTGGAAGTCTGTCAAGAAGCACCATTCTATACCCTGGGACCATTGACAACGGATATAGCTCCTGGATACGATCATATCACTTCTGCGATTGGTGCTGCCATGATCGGATGGTTTGGAACTGCCATGCTTTGTTATGTGACACCGAAAGAGCATTTGGGACTTCCGAATAAAGAGGATGTTCGGGTAGGGGTCATAACTTATAAAATTGCGGCCCACGCAGCTGACCTTGCTAAAGGTCATCCGCATGCAAGAAAACGGGATGATGCCCTTTCGAAAGCTAGATTCGAATTTCGTTGGAGAGATCAATTCAATCTTTCCCTCGATCCTGAAAGGGCGGTCGAATATCATGATGAAACTCTACCGGCTGAAGGTGCCAAAACAGCTCATTTCTGTTCAATGTGCGGCCCGAAATTCTGCAGTATGAGAATCTCTCAGGACATCCGTGATCTGGCGAAGGAAAAGGGTCTGGGTTTTGAGTCGGTAATCGATGAAGGGCTTAAAGAAAAAGCGAATGAATTCAGGAAAACCGACGGGGAAATCTATCAATGA